Part of the Bacillus thermozeamaize genome is shown below.
CCCCTTCACGGATCCGCAATGTTCTGCGGATCTCCTTGGGAATGACCACCCGACCCAAATCATCAATGCGTCGTACGATTCCTGTTGCTTTCATCTAGAGGTGCCTCACTTTCATTAGGGATTGTTGGCGGCATCTTTCTTTAATTCTAGGGATAGTATTCATCCACTGCCATTCATTTATGCACGACATATGGATTCGTTTCATCCGACGAATTTAGGTCCTTGAACACGCCGCCAAATCCCTTGACCAGCGATTCCAGCGTCTTCAGCGCTTCCTGTATGTCAACCCCCTTGACATTCATCTTGATTCCCACCTTGGTTCCTGCCATCAGCCGCACCTGCCTAGGATACTGCGAAACGAACTGGAACAGTTTCTGCCCGTCCAGCCGCTGAACCGCTTCCGGAGAAAACTCCAGCACCCAGTCCTCGCCTTCTTCGCGGATGGTTTGGACGCCATACATCCAGGCGTATACCTTGATGCGCGCAATCGCAAAGAGGCGCTCCACCGGCGGGGGCCAGGCACCGAAACGATCGAGGCACTCATCCATCAACTCCTCCACATCTTCAATCTTCCGGATGGCGGTAAATCGCTTGTACATCTCGATCTTCTGCGAACTGTCAGGGATGTATTCGCTCGGCAGATAGGCATCCACCTGCAGCTCCACCTGGGGCGGCGCCGGTTCCTGCTTCGTCTCCTCTCCCTCCCGCAATTGCTTGATCGCTTCGGAAAGCATCTGGCTGTAAAGATCAAATCCGACGGAGGCAATAAAGCCGTGCTGTTCCGGGCCCAGCAAATTGCCGGCGCCGCGGATGCTCAGATCGCGCATCGCAATCTTGAATCCCGATCCTAAGTCCGTGAACTCCCGGATCGCCTGCAGGCGTTTTTCCGCCTCTTCACTGAGCACCTTATCCGGCAAATAGGTAAAATAGGCGTAGGCGATGCGGCTGGAACGGCCCACCCGTCCGCGCAATTGATACAACTGCGAAAGGCCCATCTTGTCCGCTTCATAAATGATCAAGGTATTGACATTGGGAAAATCGACGCCCGTCTCGATGATCGTGGTGCTGACCAGGACATCGAATTCTCCCTCCATAAAGCGAAACATCGTCTCTTCCAGCTGCCGTTCGGGAAGTTGCCCATGGGCGATCGCCACCCGCGCATCCGGAACCAGGGAAGCGATCTCCTCGGCCATTTTTTCGATCCCTTGAATGCGGTTGTAGAGGAAAAACACCTGCCCGCCCCGCGCCAATTCCCGTTCAATCGCTTCCCGAACCAGGGACGAGCTGTATTCGACCACGTACGTCTGCACCGGAAAGCGGTTTTCCGGCGGGGTTTCAATGATGGAAAGATCACGCACCCCGAGCAGGGACATATGCAGCGTCCGGGGAATCGGCGTCGCCGTCAGGGTCAGCACATCCACATTGGCCTTTAGGCGTTTCAGCTTTTCCTTGTGGCTGACGCCAAACCGCTGCTCCTCGTCCACGATCAAAAGCCCCAGATCGCGAAATTGGATATCTTTTGACAACAGGCGATGCGTACCGATCACGATATCCACTGTGCCGTCCTTCAGTCCTCGTATCACCTTGGCCTGCTCTTGCCGGCTGCGAAAGCGGCTGAGGACCTCGATCCGGACCGGATAACCGGAAAACCTCCCGCGGAAGGTTTCAAAGTGCTGCTGGGCCAAAATGGTCGTGGGAACCAGCACGGCCACCTGCTTGTGATCCATCACCGCCTTGAAAGCGGCGCGAATGGCCACTTCGGTTTTCCCGTAGCCGACATCCCCGCACAACAGCCGATCCATTGGCCGCGGCTGTTCCATATCCCGTTTGATCTCCTCCACAGCCCGCAGCTGATCCGGGGTCTCCTCATAGGGAAACAAGGCTTCAAATTCCCGCTGGTACTCCGTGTCCGGACTGAAAGCATAACCCGGCATCGCCTGCCGCTGGGCATACAGCTTGACCAGATCTTCGGCAATGTCCTTGACCGCCGAACGGACGCGGCTTTTGACGCGGCTCCATTCATTGCCGCCGAGACTGTAGATTTTGGGTTCCTTTTCGTCGGCGCCGATATACTTTTGCACCAGATCAATCTGGTCAATGGGCACGTACAGTTTGTCATTCCCGGCATATTTGATATGCAAGTAATCTTTGTGCACCCCTCCGACGGAAAGGGTTTCGATGCCCATGTAGCGGCCAATCCCGTGATTGACGTGAACGACATAATCGCCCACCTTCAGTTCCTGGTAGCTCTTGATCCGCTCCGCATTGTTCATCACTTTGGGGCGCCGGACCGACCGCTGCAGCTTCGTAAACACTTCCTGTTCGGTGATCACGACCAGACGCATCGTCACCAGCTCAAAACCGCTGTGCAAATTGGCTTCCATGATCGCGGGCTTCGGCGACAGCGCGGGGGTATCCCTGCTCACCCGTGACGCTTCAATCCCTTCATCGGCCAGCACCCTGGCCAAATGACGGCTCCGTTCCTCATTGGAAGCCAGGAACACCACGTGAAAGCGCGCCTTTAGCCACCGCTCCACCTCACTCTTCAACAGCTTCATCTGGCCGTGGAAATTTTGCATCGTTTTGCTCATGAAATGGACCACATTTCCTGGCTGGGCATCGGCCAGCTGCCGCAAAAAGGTGGACAAATAAAGCACGGGCCCCTGAATGCGTTGCCGCAACTCGGCCAGGGAAAAGGAAAGCTTCAGCTGCGGCAAAAGCTTTCCTTCTTCCAGCAGCAGGCTGGCCGCTTCCGCCTCGTCCTTTTCCATTTGGCGGGCGATTTCGAAGATGCGCGAGGGTTCGTCAAAGACCACCAGGGTGTCTTCCGGCATGTAACGGAGCAGGTTTTCGTACCCCGGAAAAATGGCTGAGGTGTATTTCCGGCGGCTGTCAAAAGGTTCTCCCGCTTTGAGCTTTTCCACCTCCAGCTGGACCTGCTGGCTGACCCGTTCCCGTTGTCCCACATCCCCGATGCGCCGGAGATAGGACTGCAAAAACTGCTGGATCTGTTGCGCGCCCCGATGCCGTTCATCAAGGGTGGCCCCCCATTCATCCACCGGCAAGATCCGCAAATGATCCCGATTCTCCAACGAACGCTGGGTCTCCGGATCAAACGCCCGGAGGGAATCTATCTCGACATCAAACCACTCGATCCGTACCGGGTTCTCTTCGTGCAAGGGGAAGACATCGATGATCCCCCCACGCACGCCAAACTGCCCAGGTTCTTCCACCCGCTCCACCCGTTCATAACCCAAATCCACGAGGCGGCCAATCACGCTTTCCATCTTCACTTCCTGGCCCCGCGTGAGCACAAACTGCTTTTCTTTCCATTGTTCGGCGGGAGGCAACAGGCGCCGCCAGCCGCTGTATGGCAGCACCAGCACCTGGGCCTGACCCGTCACCAGCCGATCCATGACATGGATGCGGGCTTTCATCACGCCACGGTCAACCGACAACAATTCCGTCATGACCGTCTCGTTGGCCGGATAAAGCAACACTTCTTCCTCCGGCAGCAATTCAGAAAGATCCTCATGGACCTTCTGCGCCTGCAACATGTTGTACGTGATCACGCAAAGCGGCCGACCCGTTTTTCTTCGCAACGAAGCCAGCAGCAGGGAACGAGAGGAACCGGCCAGGCCTGTTGCCATTTGCTCTTCGATGCCTTTGGCAAATCCTTCCGCCAGCGAATCAATTTCCGGTTGGCTGGAAAAGATGTTTAATATACTTTCCATGGCAAATGTATCCCCTCTCAACAACCGCCCAATGGCAGGTCCGTAAACCACCAGGCGTTTCGTCGCATCAATAATCAAAAAACGACATAAATAATAAAATATTTTAAATAGTATAAACAATTAAAAGCCCTAGCAGGGTTTTCCCTAGGGCATGTTCATGCTTATGAAAATTTATTGGATCAGCGTGTCATACAGCGCCAGTTCCGGATTGGCTTCCAGCGCCTCCTGGCAAACCTCGCAAATCACCATCACCGTAATCTGATCCGATTCCCCTAGAATTATATCCCGCCGCTCCTCCGGGGTCAAGAAATGAAACCCCAATTGATACTCCGGAACATCCTGATCAATCTTCCCCAGCACCTGGTAACAGTGGCGGCAGATATAGGTTAACGGCACGGCCATCGCCTCCAAACAGGGTTGTGTTTATTTGTTATTCTGTTCCTGTCTGGCGGCGATTATACCGTGACATCACCTGATCAAACGGCAGCTTTGTCCAAGCTGTCAGGGCCTCTGTGGCCGTTTGGATCGCCTCTTGGACCACGCGAGACTCTTGTGCGGAAAAAGGCTCAAGGACATAACGGACGACATCCATCTCCCCGGGAGGCCGGCCAATGCCGATTCGCAACCGCTTGAAGGATTCCGTGCCAAGGTGCTGGATGATCGACTTCATGCCGTTATGTCCGCCGGCGCTGCCTTTGAGGCGAAACCGCAATGCCCCCAACGGAAGATCCAAGTCATCGTAAACCACCAGCAACTCTTCCAAAGGCGGTTTATACCAGCGAAAAACAGCGCCCACGGCCTCCCCTGAGAGGTTCATGTAGGTCAAGGGCTTGATCAAGAGAACCTTTTGCCCGTCGACGACGCCTTCACCCAACATGGATTGATGCTTCTCTTTGGTCAGGGGAATCCCCCATTCCTGGCTCAGCGCGTCAATCACCATAAACCCGACGTTGTGCCGGGTGGCCGCATACTTGGGACCGGGATTTCCCAGACCAACGATCCATTTCAAATGCCGTTTCCCCTTTTCCACAGTTTGTTCCAAACGTTCAAGCTGACGACTTCAGCTCAGATCAGCCGTCGCCTCCGTTGCGGCCGGCGACTCCTCCTCTTCACCCTTCCGCACTTCCAAGACGGTCAGGACCAGCTCGTCCGGATCGCTAAGGACCTCTATCCGTTCCGGTACCGGCAGGTCCCTGACGTAGATGACATCGCCGATATCCACCTGTTCAATGGATACCTCCAGCGCTTGCGGCAAATCCTGCGGCAATGCCCGGACCTCCAGCTCCCTGAGTTGTACCTGCAGGACGCCTCCTTGGCGAACCCCTTTCGGCTCCCCGGAAAATTCAAGCGGAAGCACGGTATCCACCGGCTGCCCAGCCTCCACGTGATACAAATCGACATGAAGGATCTCGTCCTGTTTCAGCGGATTTCGCTGGATCTCTTTGGCGATGACCATCTGCGGCTCGCCGCCGCCGATGCTGATCTGAAACAGCGCGTGGGCGCCGTTCTGACGGATGTGTTCCTTCAGCTGCCGCCCATCAATCCAGAGGGTGCGATGTGGAACCGAACGGCCATAATACACAGCGGGTATCCGCCCTTCCCGACGAAGGGCATGGTTGATTGACCTCTTCCCTGGCTCACGCAAATCGGTGGCAATGACTTGCATACTAACCTCACCCTTTCGGATAGATTGACCATCCAAACATGAAGGCAAGTTCTGACGTTAGTATAGCCATTGGAAAGCACAGCCAATCCTTTTGGATCCCCTTTTTTTCAGACCTTTCGTTCCAACGCTGCAGGCGATTCGCCTAAAGGCTCGCCGCCTTTGCTGTCACCCTGACCTTTCCGGTCACCCTGTCCATCCTGTGGTTCCCGCGATGCTCAATCCGCTTGTCCCCTCAAACGCCGGGCATAGCCCTCCTTGTTGAGCTGCCGCTGGCGGGCGATGGCCAGGCTGTCTGGCGGCACATCTTCCGTGATGGTGGAACCGGCGGCCACATAGGCACCGCGGCCAATCCGCACAGGCGCCACCAAATTGGCATTGCAGCCGATAAAGGCTTGATCCTCCACGATGGTGCGGTGTTTTTTCTCGCCATCGTAGTTGACGGTAATCGTGCCGCAGCCGATATTGACCTCCCGGCCGATATCGGCGTCTCCGAGGTAAGCCAGATGGGACGCCTTGGAACCGTGTCCGAGACGGGCATTTTTCAACTCGACGAAATCCCCCACCTTGGCTTTCGGTCCCACTTGCGAATTGGGCCGAATGTAGGCAAACGGTCCCACGGTGCTTTCTTCCAAAATAATGGAATTCATCAACACGGAATGGGAAATTTTCACCCCGTCAGCCACTTGCATATCCAGCAAATCGGCATGGGGACCCACCACACAATCCTGGCCGATGACCGTTTTCCCGCGGAGGAAGGTGCCTGGATAGATGACCGTATCTTGCCCAATCTCCACGCCGGCTTCGATATACGTGTTGCCGGGGTCCAGAATGGTGACGCCGCGGAGCTGATGCTGGCGGTGGATGCGTTGTTGCATGATCCGCTCGGCTTGTGCCAGGGCCACACGATCATTGATCCCCAGCACCTCGTCTGGATCCTCGGCCAGCGCGGTGTAGACCGGCTTTCCTTCCTGCAGGAGAAGCGCGATGGTATCAGGCAGATAATACTCCTGTTGCGCGTTGTGATTGTTCACCTTGGGCAACGTCTGAAACAGGAGCCGGTTGTCAAAACAATAGATTCCCGTATTCACTTCGCGAATGCCGAGTTGCTCTTCCGTGGCGTCTTTGTGCTCAACAATCCGTTCCAGGCGGCCGTCAGGGCGGCGCAGGATCCGCCCATATCCCGCCGGATCCGGCATGACGGCGGTCAACACGGTGGCCGCGGCGCCATGGCGCTCATGCGTATCCAGCAGGCGGCGGAGGGTGTCCGCCCGCAAAAGCGGCGTATCCCCGCAGACGACCAACGTCGTCCCTTCCTTTCCTGCCAGCAGCGGCTCAGCCTGCATCACCGCATGCGCCGTTCCCAGCTGGTTTTCCTGATGCACGTAGCGGCTGCGCAACCCGAGGCGCCGGGTTACCGCCTCGGCACCGTGGCCCACGACCGTGATCAGGTCATCCAGCTGCAGCTCGTGGAGCAGATCCACGACATATTCAATCATCGGTTTCCCGCAAATCTCATGAAGCACTTTGTACTTTTTGGAGCGCATGCGGGTTCCTTTCCCGGCTGCGAGTATAATGCCATATCGCTTCATCGCGTTCCCCCTATTACCCTCTATTTACAGAAATATAGCTGATAAGAAGCAGCTTTTCAAGAAAGGAACGCGCGCAAAAAAAAGGTAAGCGGACATCTGCAACATGCGTACATGCGCTTACCTTGGCTCTCATCGTGATTCGGTTATGCGCCTGCTTCTACCTCATCGTTCATCGCACGGCCACCCGCTGCCCGTTCATAGGCAGCCAGTACGGCATATTGGATCTTCTCCCGCGTGGATGCCGAAATCGGATGGGCGATATCCCTGAACTCACCATCCGGCATCCGTTTGCTGGGCATCGCCACAAACATGCCATTGTTTCCGTCGATGACGCGAATATCGTGGACGACAAATTCGTTATCAATGGTAATCGATGCGATCGCCTTCATCCGTCCTTCTCCATTGACCCTGCGCAGGCGAACATCCGTAATCTCCATGTTCAGCCACCACCTTTGCCATGAAATTCCCTCTTTTGAAAAAGTTAATATGGTTCAAGTACATTTATTCTACACAAGCATTCAAATTCCTGCTTCAAATGTACAAATTTTTACGATAGATAGGCGATGGCTTCCATTTCCACGAGCGCCCCTTTCGGCAATGCGGACACCTCAACGGTGAAACGGGCAGGCTTGACATGCCCCAGGTATTGTTCATAAATCGCGTTCACCGTCGCAAAATGAGAAAGATCGGTGAGAAACAATCCTACCTTGACCACCTGTTCCCATGAGGCGCCCGCAGCCTCCAGGATCGCCTGGACATTGCGGAACACCTGGTGAACCTGTTCTTCAATCCCCCCTTCCACCAGTTGACCGGCAGGCGTGAGGGGGATTTGGCCGGAGACAAACAGGAGATTCCCCGCCTGAACAGCCTGTGAATAGGGGCCGATGGCCTGCGGCGCCTTGTCGGTAGCGATCCGTTTCATGACGAATAATCCCTCCCGCATACTCATATTCTGATGCTTGATCGAATGGACACCATGACGTTCGAATCACGGCACGGTGGTGGCTTCAGCGAAAGAAATCCAGGATATTGCCGGGGACCACCCGCACTCTCCCCGCCTGCTCATCGACGTCCACCAGGCGGGCAATGGAAACATAATCTTTAACCAGGCGGGAGTCGGTGATGGCCGATTCGACAAAGACGCCAATGCCCGCCGGCTCGGCGCCGAATTCCTTGAGCAGCTCCAGCATGCCGTTCAGCGTCCCGCCTGCCTTCATGAAATCATCGACAATCAAAACCCGCGAACCCTCTGACAAGGATCGCCGGGCAAGGGACATGGTTTGCACGTGGCGCCGCGAACCGGACACATAATTGATGGAGACGAAGGATCCTTCCCCGATATGCTGATCCCTGCGCACCACAACCACCGGCAAATGAAGGCAATAAGCCAGTGAATAAGCCAGCGGGATCCCCTTCATCTCAATCGTCATCACCACTTCCGATTTCTGGCGGGCGAAAACCGTGGCGAACAGACGCCCCAAGGCAAAGATAAAAGCCGGATCCCCGAGCAGATCAGACATGTACAAATAGCCTCCAGGCAAGAGCCGATCCGGATCGGAAAGCTCCCGGCAAACCATGTCAATCAGTTGCCTGGCCTCTGTTTCGCCCATGGCCGGCTCAAACCGGACGCCACCGGCTGCGCCGGTAATGGTTTGCAACCGTCCGTGCCCTTGTCCCTCCAAGACCTCTTTCATGATCGCCAGATCCTCGCTAATCGAGGATTTGGCCGTCCGGTAACGTTCGGAAAAATAACCCAGAGGAACCAGCTGATTCGGCCGCAACGCCAATTGATACGTCATATCCACCAGTCGGGAACTTCTCTTCACAACAACGTTTCCTTTCTCATTCATTTTATCAGGCGCTCACCTTTCAGGTGCTCATTGGACGTTTTCCCAGCAGACGAACCATATACACCTCTTTGCAAAACCCTTTCAGGCCATGCAGCAGCCTGCGGGCGCGAGATTCCTGCTGGAACAGGGCGTATACCGTGGGGCCGCTGCCCGACATCAAAACCCCTTCGCTGCTGAAACGGAGCATCTGCTCTTTGAGGCGTGCCACTTCCGGATATTTACGGAAAACAAACGGTTCCAAAACATTCCTCATCTGGCGTGCCACGCCGTGAAAATCGTTGCGGGCGAGGGAAGCGATGAGCGATTCGGTCTTGGGCCTCGCGGTGATCTGCGCCAGATCCAGATCGCTGTAAACATCAGCGGTCGAAATGCTAATCGGAGGCTTGGCCAGGACGACCCAGCAGGGCGGCATGGCGGGCAGCTCCTCGATGCATTCACCGCGCCCCGTCGCGCGCGCCGTCCCCTGGACCAGACAAAAAGGCACATCGGATCCCAGTTGCGTGCCCAACTCCATGAGCTCATCAAGCGAAGCGCCAAGCTTCCAAAGCTGGTTCAAGCCCTTCAACACCGCGGCGGCGTCGCTGCTGCCGCCCGCCAGTCCGGCGGCAACCGGTATTTCCTTGGCAATGGCAATGGTCACGCCCCGGTCAATGCGGAATCGCTCCCGCACCAACTCCGCCGCTCTCCATGCCAGGTTCCGGGCGTCCTGGGGGATGACGCCGGAATTGGTGACCAAATGAATCCGGCCATCGGCGCGGTCTTCCAGAGTAATCCGATCGGCCAGGTCGATCGTCGTCATGACCATATCCACTTCATGATAACCGTCCGGACGCTTATGCAATACGTCCAGGGACAGGTTGATCTTGGCCGGCGCCTTGACGAACACGTTCAACGGTCTGCCTCCATCATGGAAAAATGGAACTCTCCACATCTGCTATACGCTGAACATTGTACCACAGGTGTTTCAGCTGTTCCAAAAAAAAGGAACCGGAAATCTCCGGTTCCTTTCGACGCAACAGTTTACTTGGACTGGCCCTTGCGCAGGCTTTCCTCAGCGATCTGGATGG
Proteins encoded:
- a CDS encoding transcription-repair coupling factor, with the translated sequence MESILNIFSSQPEIDSLAEGFAKGIEEQMATGLAGSSRSLLLASLRRKTGRPLCVITYNMLQAQKVHEDLSELLPEEEVLLYPANETVMTELLSVDRGVMKARIHVMDRLVTGQAQVLVLPYSGWRRLLPPAEQWKEKQFVLTRGQEVKMESVIGRLVDLGYERVERVEEPGQFGVRGGIIDVFPLHEENPVRIEWFDVEIDSLRAFDPETQRSLENRDHLRILPVDEWGATLDERHRGAQQIQQFLQSYLRRIGDVGQRERVSQQVQLEVEKLKAGEPFDSRRKYTSAIFPGYENLLRYMPEDTLVVFDEPSRIFEIARQMEKDEAEAASLLLEEGKLLPQLKLSFSLAELRQRIQGPVLYLSTFLRQLADAQPGNVVHFMSKTMQNFHGQMKLLKSEVERWLKARFHVVFLASNEERSRHLARVLADEGIEASRVSRDTPALSPKPAIMEANLHSGFELVTMRLVVITEQEVFTKLQRSVRRPKVMNNAERIKSYQELKVGDYVVHVNHGIGRYMGIETLSVGGVHKDYLHIKYAGNDKLYVPIDQIDLVQKYIGADEKEPKIYSLGGNEWSRVKSRVRSAVKDIAEDLVKLYAQRQAMPGYAFSPDTEYQREFEALFPYEETPDQLRAVEEIKRDMEQPRPMDRLLCGDVGYGKTEVAIRAAFKAVMDHKQVAVLVPTTILAQQHFETFRGRFSGYPVRIEVLSRFRSRQEQAKVIRGLKDGTVDIVIGTHRLLSKDIQFRDLGLLIVDEEQRFGVSHKEKLKRLKANVDVLTLTATPIPRTLHMSLLGVRDLSIIETPPENRFPVQTYVVEYSSSLVREAIERELARGGQVFFLYNRIQGIEKMAEEIASLVPDARVAIAHGQLPERQLEETMFRFMEGEFDVLVSTTIIETGVDFPNVNTLIIYEADKMGLSQLYQLRGRVGRSSRIAYAYFTYLPDKVLSEEAEKRLQAIREFTDLGSGFKIAMRDLSIRGAGNLLGPEQHGFIASVGFDLYSQMLSEAIKQLREGEETKQEPAPPQVELQVDAYLPSEYIPDSSQKIEMYKRFTAIRKIEDVEELMDECLDRFGAWPPPVERLFAIARIKVYAWMYGVQTIREEGEDWVLEFSPEAVQRLDGQKLFQFVSQYPRQVRLMAGTKVGIKMNVKGVDIQEALKTLESLVKGFGGVFKDLNSSDETNPYVVHK
- a CDS encoding aminoacyl-tRNA hydrolase, translating into MKWIVGLGNPGPKYAATRHNVGFMVIDALSQEWGIPLTKEKHQSMLGEGVVDGQKVLLIKPLTYMNLSGEAVGAVFRWYKPPLEELLVVYDDLDLPLGALRFRLKGSAGGHNGMKSIIQHLGTESFKRLRIGIGRPPGEMDVVRYVLEPFSAQESRVVQEAIQTATEALTAWTKLPFDQVMSRYNRRQTGTE
- a CDS encoding UDP-N-acetylglucosamine diphosphorylase/glucosamine-1-phosphate N-acetyltransferase; amino-acid sequence: MKRYGIILAAGKGTRMRSKKYKVLHEICGKPMIEYVVDLLHELQLDDLITVVGHGAEAVTRRLGLRSRYVHQENQLGTAHAVMQAEPLLAGKEGTTLVVCGDTPLLRADTLRRLLDTHERHGAAATVLTAVMPDPAGYGRILRRPDGRLERIVEHKDATEEQLGIREVNTGIYCFDNRLLFQTLPKVNNHNAQQEYYLPDTIALLLQEGKPVYTALAEDPDEVLGINDRVALAQAERIMQQRIHRQHQLRGVTILDPGNTYIEAGVEIGQDTVIYPGTFLRGKTVIGQDCVVGPHADLLDMQVADGVKISHSVLMNSIILEESTVGPFAYIRPNSQVGPKAKVGDFVELKNARLGHGSKASHLAYLGDADIGREVNIGCGTITVNYDGEKKHRTIVEDQAFIGCNANLVAPVRIGRGAYVAAGSTITEDVPPDSLAIARQRQLNKEGYARRLRGQAD
- a CDS encoding septation protein SpoVG, which encodes MEITDVRLRRVNGEGRMKAIASITIDNEFVVHDIRVIDGNNGMFVAMPSKRMPDGEFRDIAHPISASTREKIQYAVLAAYERAAGGRAMNDEVEAGA
- a CDS encoding deaminase; its protein translation is MREGLFVMKRIATDKAPQAIGPYSQAVQAGNLLFVSGQIPLTPAGQLVEGGIEEQVHQVFRNVQAILEAAGASWEQVVKVGLFLTDLSHFATVNAIYEQYLGHVKPARFTVEVSALPKGALVEMEAIAYLS
- a CDS encoding pur operon repressor; the protein is MNEKGNVVVKRSSRLVDMTYQLALRPNQLVPLGYFSERYRTAKSSISEDLAIMKEVLEGQGHGRLQTITGAAGGVRFEPAMGETEARQLIDMVCRELSDPDRLLPGGYLYMSDLLGDPAFIFALGRLFATVFARQKSEVVMTIEMKGIPLAYSLAYCLHLPVVVVRRDQHIGEGSFVSINYVSGSRRHVQTMSLARRSLSEGSRVLIVDDFMKAGGTLNGMLELLKEFGAEPAGIGVFVESAITDSRLVKDYVSIARLVDVDEQAGRVRVVPGNILDFFR
- a CDS encoding 4-(cytidine 5'-diphospho)-2-C-methyl-D-erythritol kinase, coding for MNVFVKAPAKINLSLDVLHKRPDGYHEVDMVMTTIDLADRITLEDRADGRIHLVTNSGVIPQDARNLAWRAAELVRERFRIDRGVTIAIAKEIPVAAGLAGGSSDAAAVLKGLNQLWKLGASLDELMELGTQLGSDVPFCLVQGTARATGRGECIEELPAMPPCWVVLAKPPISISTADVYSDLDLAQITARPKTESLIASLARNDFHGVARQMRNVLEPFVFRKYPEVARLKEQMLRFSSEGVLMSGSGPTVYALFQQESRARRLLHGLKGFCKEVYMVRLLGKRPMST